In Streptomyces sp. NBC_00306, a single genomic region encodes these proteins:
- a CDS encoding slipin family protein translates to MVEELVIAGVSVASAAVVYTLAAARVVKQYERGVVFRLGRLRGTERGPGFTMIIPGVDRLRKVNMQIVTMPVPSQDGITRDNVTVRVDAVIYFKVIDPSDAVVQVEDYRFAVSQMAQTSLRSIIGKSDLDDLLSNREKLNQGLELMIDSPAMGWGVQIDRVEIKDVSLPEAMKRSMARQAEADRERRARVINADAELQASKKLAEAAGEMSKQPAALQLRLLQTVVAVAAEKNSTLVLPFPVELLRFLERAQQPAPVAQTGAAAQPEPGQQAVAPPAPGPAVESPAAAAETMSEPGTVDEPVQEPKPESLAAPEAGPQAVREPGPRDSSAEPTAGDAAGREPDGVTRNAEGPPSVRPLPPAA, encoded by the coding sequence ATGGTCGAGGAGCTGGTGATTGCGGGCGTGTCGGTCGCGTCGGCAGCCGTGGTGTACACGCTGGCCGCTGCCCGGGTGGTCAAGCAGTACGAGCGGGGTGTGGTCTTCCGCCTCGGCCGCCTTCGTGGAACCGAGCGCGGTCCGGGATTCACCATGATCATTCCGGGCGTGGACCGGCTCCGTAAGGTCAACATGCAGATCGTGACCATGCCGGTGCCCTCGCAGGACGGCATCACCCGGGACAATGTGACGGTCCGGGTCGACGCGGTGATCTACTTCAAGGTGATCGATCCTTCCGACGCGGTGGTGCAGGTCGAGGACTACCGGTTCGCGGTCTCGCAGATGGCGCAGACATCGCTGCGTTCGATCATCGGCAAGAGCGATCTCGACGACCTTCTGTCGAACCGGGAGAAGCTGAATCAGGGGCTGGAGCTGATGATCGACAGCCCGGCGATGGGCTGGGGTGTGCAGATCGACCGGGTGGAGATCAAGGACGTGTCGCTGCCCGAGGCGATGAAGCGGTCGATGGCACGCCAGGCGGAGGCCGACCGCGAGCGCCGGGCCCGGGTGATCAACGCGGACGCGGAGCTCCAGGCGTCGAAGAAGCTGGCCGAGGCGGCGGGCGAGATGTCGAAGCAGCCGGCGGCGCTGCAACTGCGGCTGCTCCAGACCGTGGTCGCGGTCGCCGCGGAGAAGAACTCCACCCTGGTGCTGCCCTTCCCGGTGGAACTCCTTCGCTTCCTGGAACGCGCCCAGCAGCCGGCGCCGGTGGCCCAGACGGGCGCTGCCGCACAGCCCGAACCGGGTCAACAGGCGGTGGCTCCACCAGCGCCGGGACCGGCGGTGGAGAGTCCGGCAGCGGCAGCGGAGACCATGTCCGAGCCGGGGACGGTGGACGAGCCGGTGCAGGAGCCGAAGCCGGAATCCCTTGCCGCTCCGGAGGCCGGACCCCAGGCGGTACGGGAGCCCGGGCCGAGGGACTCGTCCGCCGAGCCGACCGCCGGGGACGCGGCCGGCCGCGAGCCGGACGGCGTCACGCGGAACGCCGAGGGCCCGCCATCCGTACGTCCGCTGCCGCCGGCTGCATGA
- a CDS encoding DoxX family protein: MSATTAATTTNTAATTGNGTRLSRRANIATLTLQIVLALFMAIPSAGPKLVGHSSAAESFDKIGFGDWFMYVTGGLELAGAIALVIPILSGVSAMAFMGLMIGAFITQVTVFDGQYAITPVILFFVFAGIAWARRHNTAELVALIRKRI; the protein is encoded by the coding sequence ATGTCCGCGACGACCGCCGCCACCACCACGAACACCGCCGCCACCACCGGGAACGGAACGCGACTGAGCCGTCGCGCGAACATCGCCACGCTCACGCTCCAGATCGTCCTCGCCCTCTTCATGGCCATCCCGAGCGCGGGCCCCAAGCTCGTCGGGCACTCCTCCGCCGCGGAGTCCTTCGACAAGATCGGGTTCGGCGACTGGTTCATGTACGTCACGGGCGGCCTGGAACTGGCCGGCGCGATCGCCCTGGTCATCCCCATCCTGTCCGGGGTGTCCGCCATGGCGTTCATGGGCCTGATGATCGGCGCGTTCATCACCCAGGTGACCGTGTTCGACGGTCAGTACGCGATCACGCCCGTGATCCTGTTCTTCGTCTTCGCCGGTATCGCCTGGGCGCGCCGCCACAACACGGCGGAGCTGGTCGCGCTGATCCGCAAGCGCATCTGA
- a CDS encoding acyltransferase domain-containing protein: MTGVLVELPAAEELAGELLDLAVPHEDINELLALRGRMTSDPGLRRMLEAGVRDMVDGMGRVDGGGELPRPEDSGPLGRCFPVYVFVATLPYTRAYHRARSVPEAVSRHTLADLGRQMAIHRRRHGIGGLPIPGWLGLHFRGELYQLGRLQFERSRLGRRTGEAVRAAGLPLGPGDPVLGLHIPDFLGPLTPAACDRSLALARDFFPRHFPEETYRVADCHSWLLDPQLAGCLPQDSHIRRFQGRFRTAYEEKEADDSGPVGFVFGDPDLPAAGLPRRTTLERAIGDHLRAGRHWYGGHGWFEL, translated from the coding sequence GTGACAGGCGTCCTGGTGGAACTGCCGGCGGCGGAGGAGCTGGCGGGCGAACTGCTGGACCTGGCCGTCCCGCACGAGGACATCAACGAACTCCTCGCCCTGCGCGGCCGTATGACGAGCGACCCCGGTCTGCGGCGGATGCTGGAGGCGGGTGTCCGGGACATGGTCGACGGCATGGGGAGGGTCGACGGTGGCGGGGAACTGCCACGGCCCGAGGATTCCGGCCCGCTCGGCCGCTGCTTCCCCGTCTATGTGTTCGTCGCGACCCTGCCGTACACCCGGGCCTACCACCGCGCTCGCTCCGTCCCGGAGGCCGTCTCCCGGCACACCCTCGCCGACCTCGGCCGCCAGATGGCCATCCACCGCAGGAGGCACGGCATCGGGGGGCTGCCGATACCGGGCTGGCTCGGGCTGCACTTCCGCGGTGAGCTCTACCAGTTGGGGCGGCTGCAGTTCGAACGCAGCCGGCTCGGCCGGCGTACCGGTGAGGCGGTGCGTGCGGCCGGACTGCCCCTCGGACCCGGCGACCCGGTTCTCGGCCTGCACATCCCCGACTTCCTCGGGCCGCTCACGCCCGCGGCCTGCGACCGCTCGCTCGCTCTCGCCAGGGACTTCTTCCCGCGGCACTTCCCCGAGGAGACGTACCGGGTCGCCGACTGCCACTCATGGCTGCTCGATCCGCAGCTCGCCGGCTGTCTGCCGCAGGACTCGCACATCCGGCGCTTCCAGGGCCGCTTCCGGACGGCGTACGAGGAGAAGGAGGCCGACGACAGCGGACCGGTCGGTTTCGTGTTCGGCGATCCCGACCTGCCGGCCGCCGGTCTGCCCCGGCGCACCACGCTGGAGCGCGCGATCGGCGATCATCTGCGGGCGGGCCGCCACTGGTACGGCGGGCACGGCTGGTTCGAGCTGTGA
- a CDS encoding DUF6343 family protein produces MRTGSEPRTARSPLRMRFWLSVWGLLWTAGGTVAFALASRPGWAAACGALLVIVLVDLVLVVRHIRQGPHYQPGRDVPPYEPDRG; encoded by the coding sequence ATGCGTACCGGGAGTGAACCGAGGACTGCGCGCAGTCCCCTGCGGATGCGGTTCTGGCTGAGTGTGTGGGGCCTGCTCTGGACGGCCGGCGGGACGGTCGCCTTCGCTCTCGCCTCCCGCCCCGGCTGGGCGGCGGCGTGCGGAGCGCTGCTGGTGATCGTGCTGGTGGATCTGGTCCTGGTCGTCCGCCACATCCGTCAGGGTCCGCACTACCAGCCGGGCCGGGACGTCCCCCCGTACGAACCGGACCGCGGCTGA
- a CDS encoding tetratricopeptide repeat protein, which produces MPESNPETHVIDYRAAEQLLAARDPRGALKLLDSVIAAHPENTSARLLRARAFFASAQLRPAELEFELVLEREPDNAFAHFALARTFERAGRPEQAMRHFRLAAALDPKPEYLRAARFDADA; this is translated from the coding sequence GTGCCCGAAAGCAACCCGGAGACGCACGTCATCGACTACCGGGCGGCTGAGCAGTTGCTCGCCGCCAGGGATCCGCGCGGAGCCCTGAAGCTGCTGGACTCGGTGATCGCAGCCCACCCCGAGAACACATCGGCCCGCCTGCTGCGTGCCCGAGCCTTCTTCGCCTCCGCCCAACTGCGCCCTGCCGAGCTCGAGTTCGAGCTGGTCCTGGAGCGCGAGCCGGACAACGCCTTCGCCCACTTCGCCCTGGCCCGCACCTTCGAGCGGGCCGGCCGGCCCGAGCAGGCCATGCGCCACTTCCGCCTGGCCGCGGCGCTGGACCCGAAGCCGGAGTATCTGAGGGCGGCCCGCTTCGACGCGGACGCGTGA
- a CDS encoding DUF3592 domain-containing protein has product MHIVFATVTVLGGLVAALAGGHGLRQTRRITADGRLVMALVKQPPQGAERPLLEFETQDGRVMEIVSPVAELTVGTSVGVSYDARDPRDVVVDGHRRTGVDRGFVIAGLLLVVIGLVLAVSGL; this is encoded by the coding sequence GTGCACATCGTTTTCGCCACGGTCACCGTGCTGGGCGGGCTGGTTGCCGCCCTCGCCGGGGGACACGGCCTGCGGCAGACCCGCCGGATCACCGCCGACGGCCGCCTCGTCATGGCGCTCGTGAAGCAGCCGCCCCAGGGTGCGGAACGGCCCCTCCTGGAGTTCGAGACCCAGGACGGCCGGGTGATGGAGATCGTCTCGCCCGTGGCCGAACTGACCGTGGGGACCTCCGTCGGAGTCTCCTACGACGCCCGTGATCCGCGCGACGTGGTGGTCGACGGACATCGGCGGACGGGTGTCGACAGAGGCTTCGTGATCGCGGGCCTGTTGCTCGTGGTGATCGGGCTGGTGCTCGCGGTCTCCGGTCTCTGA
- the coaE gene encoding dephospho-CoA kinase, producing MLKVGLTGGIGAGKSEVSRLLASYGAVLIDADKIAREVVEPGTPGLAAVVEAFGPGILTADGTLDRPALGSIVFADPERLATLNAIVHPLVGARSQELEKAAGADAVVIHDVPLLTENELAPLYDLVIVVDAAPETQLDRLVRLRGMAESEARARMSAQATREQRRAIADLVVDNDGPLEDLEPQVRDVWTELTRRAAAEAP from the coding sequence ATGCTGAAGGTGGGCCTGACCGGCGGAATCGGCGCCGGCAAGAGCGAAGTCTCCCGTCTCCTCGCCTCGTACGGCGCGGTCCTCATCGACGCCGACAAGATCGCCCGCGAGGTCGTCGAACCCGGCACGCCCGGGCTGGCAGCCGTCGTGGAGGCGTTCGGCCCCGGGATCCTGACCGCCGACGGAACACTGGACCGGCCCGCGCTCGGGTCCATCGTCTTCGCCGACCCCGAGCGGCTGGCGACGCTCAACGCGATCGTGCACCCCCTGGTCGGAGCGCGCTCCCAGGAGCTCGAGAAGGCGGCTGGAGCCGACGCGGTGGTCATCCACGACGTACCGCTGCTCACCGAGAACGAACTCGCCCCGCTCTACGACCTGGTGATCGTCGTGGACGCGGCACCCGAGACGCAGCTGGACCGGCTGGTCAGGCTGCGCGGGATGGCCGAGTCCGAGGCGCGGGCGCGGATGTCGGCTCAGGCGACCCGTGAGCAGCGGCGCGCCATCGCGGATCTGGTCGTCGACAACGACGGGCCGCTGGAGGATCTGGAACCGCAGGTCCGAGACGTCTGGACGGAACTGACCCGCCGGGCCGCGGCGGAGGCTCCCTAG
- a CDS encoding PAC2 family protein — MVDPQGLYEWEPKGLAVVDMALAQESAGLVMLYHFDGYIDAGETGDQIVETLLETLPHQVVARFDHDRLVDYRARRPLLTFKRDRWSGYETPSIEVRLVQDATGAPFLLLSGPEPDVEWERFAAAVEQIVERLGVRLAVNFHGIPMGVPHTRPVGLTPHGNRTDLMPGHRSPFDEAQVPGSAEALVEYRLMEAGHDVLGVAAHVPHYVARSSYPDAALTALEAITAATGLVLPGIAHTLRTEAHRTQNEIERQIGEGDEELVTLVQGLEHQFDAMAGAETRGSLVAEAVDLPSADEIGLEFERFLAEREGDA; from the coding sequence GTGGTTGATCCGCAGGGTTTGTACGAATGGGAGCCGAAGGGCCTCGCGGTCGTCGACATGGCGCTCGCGCAGGAGTCCGCAGGCCTGGTCATGCTGTACCACTTCGACGGATACATCGACGCGGGTGAGACCGGCGACCAGATCGTCGAGACGCTGCTCGAAACGCTGCCCCACCAGGTGGTGGCGCGGTTCGACCACGACAGGCTGGTGGACTACCGGGCCCGGCGCCCGCTGCTGACGTTCAAGCGCGACCGCTGGTCCGGCTACGAGACGCCCAGCATCGAGGTGCGCCTCGTCCAGGACGCCACCGGCGCACCCTTCCTCCTGCTGTCGGGCCCCGAGCCCGACGTCGAATGGGAACGCTTCGCCGCGGCCGTCGAGCAGATCGTCGAGCGCCTCGGCGTGCGTCTCGCGGTCAACTTCCACGGCATCCCGATGGGCGTCCCGCACACCCGTCCCGTGGGGCTGACCCCGCACGGCAACCGCACGGACCTCATGCCGGGCCATCGCAGCCCCTTCGACGAGGCGCAGGTCCCGGGCAGCGCGGAGGCGCTGGTCGAGTACCGACTGATGGAAGCAGGCCACGACGTCCTCGGCGTCGCCGCACACGTCCCGCACTACGTGGCGCGCTCGTCCTATCCGGATGCCGCGCTCACCGCGCTGGAAGCGATCACGGCCGCCACCGGTCTGGTGCTGCCCGGCATCGCGCACACGCTGCGCACCGAGGCCCACCGCACGCAGAACGAGATCGAGCGCCAGATCGGCGAGGGCGACGAGGAACTGGTCACCCTGGTCCAGGGGCTTGAGCACCAGTTCGACGCGATGGCGGGCGCGGAGACGCGGGGCAGCCTGGTCGCGGAGGCGGTGGATCTGCCGTCCGCGGACGAGATCGGCCTCGAATTCGAGCGCTTCCTCGCCGAGCGGGAGGGCGACGCCTAG
- the rpsA gene encoding 30S ribosomal protein S1: protein MTSSTETTATTPQVAVNDIGNEEAFLAAIDETIKYFNDGDIVDGVIVKVDRDEVLLDIGYKTEGVIPSRELSIKHDVDPNEVVKVGDEIEALVLQKEDKEGRLILSKKRAQYERAWGTIEKIKEEDGIVTGTVIEVVKGGLILDIGLRGFLPASLVEMRRVRDLQPYVGKELEAKIIELDKNRNNVVLSRRAWLEQTQSEVRQTFLTTLQKGQVRSGVVSSIVNFGAFVDLGGVDGLVHVSELSWKHIDHPSEVVEVGQEVTVEVLDVDMDRERVSLSLKATQEDPWQQFARTHQIGQVVPGKVTKLVPFGAFVRVDEGIEGLVHISELAERHVEIPEQVVQVNDEIFVKVIDIDLERRRISLSLKQANESFGADPASVEFDPTLYGMAASYDDQGNYIYPEGFDPETNDWLEGFETQREAWEGQYAEAQQRFEQHQAQVIKSREADEAAAAEGGTAAPAAAPAGGSGGSYSSESDDNSGALASDEALAALREKLAGGQS from the coding sequence ATGACGAGCAGCACCGAGACCACCGCAACCACCCCGCAGGTAGCGGTCAACGACATCGGTAACGAGGAAGCCTTCCTCGCCGCGATCGACGAAACGATCAAGTACTTCAACGACGGCGACATCGTCGACGGCGTCATCGTGAAGGTCGACCGGGACGAGGTCCTGCTCGACATCGGTTACAAGACCGAAGGTGTCATCCCGAGCCGCGAGCTCTCGATCAAGCACGACGTCGACCCCAACGAGGTCGTCAAGGTCGGCGACGAGATCGAGGCCCTTGTTCTCCAGAAGGAGGACAAGGAAGGCCGCCTGATCCTCTCGAAGAAGCGCGCCCAGTACGAGCGGGCGTGGGGCACCATCGAGAAGATCAAGGAAGAGGACGGCATCGTCACCGGTACCGTCATCGAGGTCGTCAAGGGTGGTCTCATCCTCGACATCGGCCTCCGCGGCTTCCTCCCGGCCTCCCTGGTCGAGATGCGCCGTGTTCGCGACCTCCAGCCCTACGTGGGCAAGGAGCTCGAGGCCAAGATCATCGAGCTGGACAAGAACCGCAACAACGTGGTCCTGTCCCGCCGTGCCTGGCTGGAGCAGACTCAGTCCGAGGTTCGCCAGACCTTCCTCACGACCCTCCAGAAGGGTCAGGTCCGTTCCGGCGTCGTCTCCTCGATCGTCAACTTCGGTGCCTTCGTGGACCTGGGTGGCGTCGACGGTCTGGTTCACGTCTCCGAGCTCTCCTGGAAGCACATCGACCACCCCTCCGAGGTTGTCGAGGTCGGCCAGGAAGTCACCGTCGAGGTTCTCGACGTCGACATGGACCGCGAGCGCGTCTCCCTGTCGCTCAAGGCGACGCAGGAAGACCCGTGGCAGCAGTTCGCCCGTACGCACCAGATCGGGCAGGTTGTTCCCGGTAAGGTCACCAAGCTCGTTCCCTTCGGTGCGTTCGTGCGCGTCGACGAGGGCATCGAGGGTCTGGTCCACATCTCCGAGCTGGCCGAGCGCCACGTGGAGATCCCGGAGCAGGTCGTCCAGGTCAACGACGAGATCTTCGTCAAGGTCATCGACATCGACCTCGAGCGCCGCCGCATCAGCCTCTCGCTGAAGCAGGCCAACGAGTCCTTCGGTGCCGACCCGGCCTCGGTCGAGTTCGACCCGACCCTGTACGGCATGGCCGCGTCCTACGACGACCAGGGCAACTACATCTACCCCGAGGGCTTCGACCCCGAGACCAACGACTGGCTCGAGGGCTTCGAGACCCAGCGCGAGGCGTGGGAGGGCCAGTACGCCGAGGCGCAGCAGCGCTTCGAGCAGCACCAGGCCCAGGTCATCAAGTCCCGCGAGGCCGACGAGGCCGCCGCTGCCGAGGGTGGCACCGCCGCTCCGGCCGCTGCGCCCGCCGGTGGCAGTGGCGGTTCGTACTCCTCGGAGTCGGACGACAACTCCGGCGCCCTGGCGTCGGACGAGGCGCTCGCCGCCCTCCGCGAGAAGCTGGCCGGCGGCCAGAGCTGA